The Methyloceanibacter sp. wino2 nucleotide sequence CCATCGTATACATATCCAGGTGCATGAGAACTCGCAGCAGTAGTTCCGCTTAACTTCACCATAAATCGCTGGCCGTCTCCAACAATTTATGGATTTCCATAAAACTCGATCGAACGGCTCCCGACTTTTTCATCTGATAACCGGCGCCCCTCACGTTATGGTCGCGTGGGGCGATCACCAGAGGCCAGGCGTTGGCCACGGTGCGTGACGGCGCAGCCCGACGGCGCGCCGGGGGAGCATGGTCTTGAGCGCGTTTTTCATCAGCCGGCCGATCTTCGCGACCGTCCTGGCGATCGTGATCGTCGTGCTGGGCGCCGTTTCCATGCCATTCCTGCCAATCGGCCAATATCCCCCCATCGCGCCGCCCACGGTTGTGGTGTCCGCGATGTTCACGGGAGCCAACGCCCGCGCGGTCGAGGACAGCGTCACCACGCCTCTCGAAGAACAGATCAACGGTGTCGAAGGCATGGTCTACATGTCGTCGGTCAGTTCCGATGACGGCACGTCGACGATCACGGTCACGTTCGAGACGGGGTACGATCTCGATATCGCCGCGGTCGATGTTCAGAACAACGTCGAAATCGCATCGTCCCAACTGCCCGACGAAGTCGTCCAGGCCGGCGTCACGGTGACGAAGCAGTCGAGCGACATCACGCTGGCGCCGAATTTGTATTCACCCGACGGCCGCTACGACACGCTGTTCATCAGCAACTACATCACGATCCACATCCTCGACGTCATGAAGCGCATCCCCGGCGTCGGCGAGGTGCAGATGTTCGGCGAGCGCACATTCGCCATGCGCATCTGGCTCGATCCCCAGAAGATGGCCAGCCTCGGCGTGACCGCCGAGGATGTGACCAAGGCCGTTTCCGACCAGAACCAGGTCGTCGCCGCCGGCGCCCTCGGGCAACAGCCGGCCCCGGAGGGACAGGTGTTCCAGTTCACCCTGTCGACGCTGGGACGGCTGCAGACGGCCGAGGAGTTCGGCGACATCATCGTCCGCGCCGAATCCGACGGACGGATCGTGCGGATCAATGACATCGGCCGCGTGGAACTGGGGGCCGAAGTCTACGACGAGACGGCCAATGTCGACGGCCAGCCCGCCCTGCCCTTCGGGATCTTCCAGCTTCCCGACGCCAATGCCATCGACCTGGCGGATGAGGTCGAGGCGGAGATGGCGCGGCTGTCCCAGCGGTTTCCCGAAGGCCTCGAATACGAGATCATCTACGACACGACCCGCTTCATCCGGGCGTCGATCAAGGAAGTGCTGACGACGCTCGGCTTTGCCATCGCCTTGGTCGTCTTCGTCATCTTCATGTTCCTGCACGGGCTTCGCACCACGCTTATTCCGGTCGTGACGATCCCGGTGTGCCTCATAGGAACACTCGCCGCGCTCCTAGCCGTCGGTTTCTCGATCAACACGCTGACGCTGTTCGGAATGGTGCTTGCCGTCGGTCTGGTCGTCGACGACGCCATCGTCGTCGTCGAGAACGTCGCGCGAAACCTCGAGAGCAAGACCATGGAGGTCCACCAGGCCGCCAACGAGGCCATGAAGCAGGTCACGGGTCCCATTGTCGCAACGTCGCTGGTTCTCATGGCCGTCTTTGTCCCCGTGGCTTTCACACCGGGGATCACGGGCGGGCTCTACAAGCAGTTCGCCCTGACGATCGCCTTCGCCGTCGCGATCTCCGCGTTCAACTCACTGACCTTGAGCCCCGCGCTGTGCGCCGTGCTGTTGAAAAACGAGGCCAAGAAGAAGCACAAGCTGTTTGCGTGGTTCGACGACGGCTTCGCACGGCTCAACCAGGGCTACGAGCGGCTCGTCGGGATCCTGATCAAGGGCTGGGTGGTGGTCGTCAGCTTGTTCCTCGTGGCTTTGCTTGTCACGGGCTATCTCTTCAAGACGGTGCCGACAGGCTTCGTCCCGCCGGAGGACCAAGGCTACTTCATCGTGCTCCTGCAAACGCCCGAAGGAACTTCTCTCCAGCGCACGCAAAAGGTCATGGAGCAGGTCGAGAAGGACCTGATGGCGACGCCGGGTGTAGCGCATGTGATCGCCTTTGGTGGCTTCAGCCTGCTCAACTCGAACTCGGCACCCAACACGGCATCGCTGTTCGCTATCCTCAAACCTTGGGACGAGCGCAAAGCCGCCGACGAGCAGCTACTGACGCATATTCTTCCAACGCTGAACGCGAAATTCGCCACGTTCGCCGAGGCGGAGGTCGACGCGGTCAACCCGCCGTCAATTCCGGGGCTCAGCGCTACCGGAGGATTCCAGTTCGAACTCCAGGACTATAGCGGCGGCACGTTGACCGAACTCGAAAGCGTCACACAGGCCTTCATTGCCGCGGCGTCCAAGCGTCCCGAACTCCAGGGCTTGTTCACGACATTCTCCGCGCGGACTCCCGGCTACCGGATCGACGTCGATCGAAACAAGGTCCTCAGCCAAGGCGTCTCACTCAATGAGGTCTTCACGGCGTTGCAGGTTTATCTCGGCGGCTACTACGTGAACGACTTCAACAAGTTCGGCCGCGTCTACCGCGTCTATCTGCAGGCAGAGAAGGATGCCCGCGCGCTGACCACGGACATTTCGAAGATCTATGTGAGGAACGACAAAGGCGACATGATCCCCTTGAACGGGCTTGTCACCCTGAACGCCGAGGTCAGCGCCCGCAATATCAGCCACTACAATCTCTTCAGGTCGGCGCCGATCAACGGCTCTCAAGCACCGGGCTACAGCTCCAATCAAGCTATTCAGGCCATGGAAGCCGTTGCGGCGGACATCTTGCCGAACACCATGGGCTATGAGTGGACCGGCAACGCCTATCAGGAGATCAAGGCCGGGAACGTTCTGCCGTACATCTTCGTCCTAGCTCTCCTCATGGTCTTCCTGTGTCTCGCCGCGCAGTACGAGAGCTGGTCCATGCCGTTCGTCGTGATCCTCGCGGTGCCGCTCGCCATGCTGGGCGCTCTCGGCGCGCAGGCCCTGCGTGGACTGAGCAACGACCTTTACTGCCAAATCGGTCTCATCATGCTCATCGGCTTGGCGAGCAAGAACGCCATTCTTATCGTCGAGTTCGCGCGCCGCCGCCGCGCCGAAGGCCTATCCATCGAAGAGGCTGCGATCGAAGCGGCACGGATCCGGCTGCGCCCGATCCTCATGACCGCGTTCGCCTTCATCCTCGGCGTGACGCCCCTGGTGTTCAGTACAGGTGCGGGATCAAGTGCGCGGCACTCGCTCGGCACGGCGGTGTTCGGCGGCATGTTCGCCGCGACCATCCTCAGCCTGTTCGTGGTCCCGGTCTTCTACGTGCTGGTCGAGCGGCTACGGACCAGACATGCTCAACCCTCTCAACCGTCAGAGGCCTGAGCCTCCTGTTTGTCCGCACCCGTCTTTCCGGAGGCCTTGCTTCCCGGCGTCACGATCTCGACTTCCGCGCCGGCATGGACCTTCTGTAGGCCCGTGACGACGACCCGGTCGCCCGGCTTGACGCCCTTCTCGATGACGTAGCTCGACTCGTATTCGGGGCCGATCGTGACGCTCTGCCGGTTTACCTTTTCGTCCTTGCCAACCACATAGACGTAGTGCCCACCTTCGTCCTGGGCCACGGCCTTCGCCGGGATCAGGACGACTCGGTGCTTGTCCGCGAGTGTGACCTTCGCCGTCACGAACTGACCGGGCCGCTGGGTCTTGTCGGGATTGGGGATGACCGCCCGCATCTTGATGGTGCCGGTATTGGGATCGACCTGGTTGTCCACGAAGTCGACGGCACCCTCATGGGAAAAGGCCGTGCCGGACGACAGCACCATGGCGACCTTCAGCGGCCCCTTTGCCTGGAACGGCACCATCTTCTGATAGTCTTCTTCGCTCGGGCTGAAATAGACATAGATCGGATCAAGCTGGACGAGCGTCGTGAGCAGCGTGTCTTCCGCGCTCACGAGGTTGCCGATATTGACAAGCGTGTTGCTCACGCGTCCGTCGATCGGCGCCGTGACGGTTGCGTAATCCAGATTGAGCTTGGCGTTCTGCAGCGCGGCCTGACTGGCCGCCAATTCGCCTGCCGCCTCGATGGCTTCGGCGCGCGTAGACTCGTACTTCTGGACCGATGCCGTGCCTTCGTCTTTCAGCTTCTCGTATCGCGTAAGCTGCTCCTTAGCGAAATCCAGCCGCCCCTGGTTCTGCTCAAGCTCTGCCTTGTTCTGGTCCACCTCGGCTTGAAACGGCCGCTGGTCGATCACGAACAGCACGTCGCCCTTTTTGACGTCAGCCCCTTCCGTGAACGGCCGTTCCGTCAAATAGCCTTGGACCTTGGCGCGCACGTCAACGAGCTTGACCGCCGCCGTCTGGCCCACGAACTCGTCGACGAGCGGGATCTCGGCGGACTCCGCCGTGGCGACTTCCACCTGCTGTTTGGCGGCTTGGTCCGGCTTGGCGTTGCCCCCGTCGCACCCGGCAAGGAGAAGCGGCAGACAGAGCGCCACCCAAACAGCTCCCGGCAAGCGCTCTCGCACCTCTCGCCGACCGTGCGGGCGCTCATGACGAAGACGTCGCATTTCCAATTCGGTGGAACTCATGCGCCGATCCTACTTTCTTGGCGCAGTCCGGCAAAGGGAAACGGAATTGTGGGAGATCAGGCCGTTCAGGCTCGCCGCGTAGCACGGCGGGGCGACCGGTTTGATGACGGGATTGGCCTGTCACTCTCGCGCGCTACCTGACATAGCGCGAACCCATTGAAACCAATTGAGAGGATGGGGCGTGGCGGGACATGGTGCGTCGTCCGACGCTGCCGACCTGAGTACGAGCGAGGGGAGCCGAGCCCGACTCCCTCACCCCCGTATTACCCGTACGGCGAGCGGGGTACGCATTACAGACCCCGCCACGGGATCAGAACGTGCACCCTTTGGCTTGGTTCCCGAAAACCGCGGCCCCGATCGCAAAAAGAATCGGCGCGGCCTCGAACGAAGCCACGCCGCAGTCGGTCAGGGAGGAAAAAGGAATACGCGGCTCTAAGCCGGTACGAACTTGAGCGAAACGCCGTTGATGCAGTACCGCAAACCGGTCGGTTTCGGCCCATCGTTGAAGACATGACCGAGATGCCCGCCACAGCGGCGGCAATGCACTTCGTCGCGCGACATGCCCCAACTGAAGTCCTGCTGAACCCCGACATTGCCTTCGATCGGGGCGTAGAAGCTCGGCCAGCCAGTGCCGGATTCGAACTTGGTTTCCGACTTGAAGACCGGGAGGTCGCAACCGGCGCAGACAAAGGTCCCTTGCCGCTTTTCCTTGTTCAGCGGGCTGGTCCAGCGCGCCTCGGTGTCCTCCTCGCGCAACACCGCGTATTGCTCGGGCGTCAGAATCTTGCGCCACTCTTCGGGCGTCTTCGTAATCTCGAATTTGCCGTCCGCAGCGGCGGTCGCCGGCGAACCATGCCCGCGCAGCAGAACCGCGCCGCCAGCCGCAGCCGCCGCAACGCCGGCGGTGCCGAGTAGAATCTGTCGTCGCGATACCATCATGGCTCCTTCCCCATTGGCGGCTGTCGTGATCGTCTAAGCCAATGGATATGACAAGAATCTAAGGATTACCGGCCGACCTTCAATTCAACTTCGGCGCACAGCTGTTCACGAGCGCTTTATCGGGAGCGGTCCGGATGAGGGGCCTGGATAACGGCCGAAGCGCCCTACCCCCGCGAGGTGATGTGGGAGGCCGGAATCACGATCTCACAGCGGACGCCCTCGACCGGGAAGGACAAAGCCACTTTGCCGGCAAGGGCTTGGCCGACGATATTTTCGATCATCGCGCGCCCGAAACCCGAACTGGACGGTGTCTCCACGTCCGGGCCGCCGCTTTCCGCCCAGACGACTTTCAGGGCCTTCTCGTCCTCGCAGACCTGCCAGCCCACATGCACCGCGCCTTCCGGCTTCGATAGCGAGCCGTACTTCTCCGCATTCGCGGTTAGCTCGTGCAGCGCCATACCAAGGTTGTGAACGGCTTCGGGCTTCAGCACGACGTCTTCGCCTTCGATCGTGACCTGCTTGCCGGGGCCGTCCATATGCTGTTCCAGCTGCTGTTCCACCAGCATCCGCAACGAGGCCCCATGCCAGTCGTCCGCGACGAGAAGGTCGTGGGACATCCCAATCCCGTGGAGCCGTGCACCGAACCGGTCGAGAAATTCGTCGACGGTCGCTGTCTGCCGTGCCGTCTGGCGGGCAATGGCCTGGATCACGGCCAGAAGGTTCTTGGACCGGTGCGTCAGTTCACGGAGCAACAGCCGAAGCTGCTGTTCGCTGGCGGACCGCTCGACCCCGAACTGCTTTTCCGCCTCAGCCAATTCCTGCGTGCGCCGCTCGAGGTCGTCTTCCAGCTGTTGCCTGGCGGCCTCGCGCGTCTGCCCGTTCTTGCGCGCGACAAGGAGGTAGATCAGCAGCCCGCAGGCCAGGAGAACACCGACCACGGTGAGAACCGTCCCCGAAGCCATGGTCATATGCGCCTGCATAGAGACTGCGCCGCTCACAGAAAGACCCGCGTATCTGCCCCGGCTAAACGAGTGCCGCGATCAGCGTGACCAGGAACACAAGGAGGAAGATGAAGAACAGGACCCGTGCGACACCGGCTGCCGCCGATGCGACCCCGCCAAAACCGAACACGCCGGCAATCAGCGCCACCACCGCAAATATTATCGCCCAGGTCAGTAACATCCGTGGTCCTACCCGCCGTTGGCCCGCGCCAAGACACAAGCGCGACTGCGCCTACGCCAAACGCGTCACTTCCCGAATTGTTGCACGGCGCGGTTGTCAAAACCCGGCGACCGCCGCGAGGATCTCCTGGTCCGTGAACGGCTTTCGAACCAGAGGGGCTGCATTGTGGGCCGGCGGCAGGCTTTCGCGCCCATAACCGCTGACAAAGGCAAACGGCAGCCCGCGCGTTGCCAGGACATCCGCGATACGGCTGGCGGATTCGCCTCCCAGGTGGGCATCGAGCAGAGCACCGCGTAAGGGACGGCTCTGGATCGCACTCAACGCATCGCTGACCGTACTCGCGGGACCGACGACCGCCAGCCCCGCATTCTCGAGAGCCGCCACGATATCGAGCGCAATGAGAAACTCGTCCTCCACAACAAGGATGGGATTTGGATTGATCACGTCGAATCCTTCCTGCGCCTCGACCGGGCACTGTCCCTACGGAAACGTGGGGAGCGGCAATCGGTTTCGCCAGTCGGGCTGATAATTGCGGACCGCCGAAGCCTAGCGTCATACGGAGAATAGTCTATGGTCGGCGCGATCCCGAGGGTCATCGCGAAGAACCACGCTCAGAGAGACGAAATGGGCTCAACAATTCTCCTCATCATCCTGGTCGCGGTTTTGCTCGCCGTATTGCCCGCCTGGCCCTATAGCCGCGCCTGGGGCGCGTTCCCGGCTGGCCTCGTAGGTTTGATCATCGTCTTGCTGCTCGTGCTTAAGTTCCTCGGCAAGATCTAGCGCCGCGAGCCGTCACGACGGGGCGCTATCAATCAGCTCTTGCGTTTGGCGTGCTGCTCGAAGAACAGCGCCTGCGACACGATCGCCTTCACCGTATCGGGTTGATAGGGCTTGGTGATCAAGAAGGCCGGCTCGGGACGCTCGCCCGTGAGCAGCCGGTCCGGATAGGCCGTGATGAAGATCACCGGCACCTCGAACGAGCCCAGAATCTCATTGACCGCGTCGAGCCCCGAACTGCCGTCCGCAAGCTGAATATCGGCGAGAACCAACCCCGGCTTCTTGCTCGACGCCGCATCGACCGCCTCGGCATGGGTCCGGGCGACGCCCGCCACCTGGTGCCCCAGCCCCTCCACGATTGCTTCAAGGTCCATGGCAATCATCGGCTCGTCCTCGATGATGAGCACATCGGTTGCGACCTGCGCCGCAATCTCCCGGCCCGCATCATCCAGCAGCGCCTGCACGTTGCTAGGCGTGGTGTTGAGGATGTCGGCGGTCTCGTCGACTGAAAACCCTTCGACCGAGCAGAGCACGAACGCTTGCCGGGCCAGCGGGGTGATCTGTTCCAGCTGCCGGTCGACCGGCGAGTCCCCCCGGTCGAAAACCTCGGTCTTGAGATTCAGGCCGACGGAATTCCACATGCTGACGAAGGTGCGGTAGAGCGCGACCCGGGGATCAAGACCGTTGTCGAACAGGGACGGATCCTCCGCCAAGACCTGGAGGGTCGCCGCGACATAGGCGTCGCCCGCGGTCTGGGAGCCAGCGAGGGCACGCGCGAACCGCCTGAGCAACGGCAAATGCGGCGCGATGGTCTGAGACAACTGCATGGAACGGTGATCCCCAAAAGAGCCTGAGATACTGGCCAATCGACCGCCCATTGTCTCACACACGGAGGCGAAAGAAACAATGCGCTGGATCGCTGCCAGGCAAAAAGCTGCCACGAAACTTTGGCAAAATCGTCTTGAGTTTGGAACCGATTGAAGGATTGCGGGTTTTTCCGGTGCAGATGTACAGCGGTTATCGGTTACAATCGGCGTGCTGATCGTACCGATAAGGAACCGTTGTGACCGAAGACGATAAGGATAAGGCTCAAAGGCGCATGTCTGTCGACGCCAGTAAGAGCACCCAGCAGCCAGACGATGGCATCGTCGAGCCTGCGGCCCAGCCGGATGCAAGTATGTCCCCCGCCCTCCAAGCCCATATCGGCCGACAGGTTCGAGCGATGTTCGATTCTGTCGCCGAGGAACCGGTTCCCGAGCACCTTTTGAGGCTTCTCAAGGATCTCGACGACAGCGGAGAGAAGTAACTTGCCAGAGACCGTTTCACCGGGCCTCAAAGATGCGCTCGTGGGCCAAATCGGCAGCCTGCGGGCCTTCGCCGTGTCGCTCTGCGGCGACCGCGAGCGGGCCGACGACCTCGTGCAGGAGACGCTCTACAAGGCGTGGAACAACCTGTCGTCGTTCCAGGAGGGAACCAACCTCAAAGCCTGGCTCTTCACCATCCTCCGGAATACGTATTTCTCGGAACGCCGCAAGAAGAAGCGCGAGGTCGAGGACGTCGATGGGGCCTATGCGGCAAAGCTGTCGTCGATCCCAGAGCAGCACGGCCACATGGATATGCGCGACTTCGAGGAGGCGCTGTCGGAGCTTCCGGACGATCAACGTGAGGCCCTCGTCCTGGTCGGCGCGGCCGGTTTCTCCTACGAGGAAGCTGCGGAAATTTCCGGGTGCGCCGTGGGCACGATCAAGAGCCGCGTCAATCGCGCCCGCCGGCGTATCGCTGAATCACTGAACATTGATGCCGACGAAGACGGCCCGTCCGACTTGGTCGGCACCGACTCCGTGCCCGCGTCCCGAAGCGCCTAACCTATAATCCAAATAAACAGGCTGATCGTCAGCAGTGAGCCGAACGTGCTGATCAGCAGCGCCGACGCGGCCTCCGGAATGGCTGTGCGGAACTGGACCGCCAGCATCACCACGACCGAGACCGCCGGCAGCGCCGTCGTGACGACGGCTTGGCCCAAGATGGGATCCTTGTACCCGAGGGACAGCATGCCCAGACAGACCAGTGCGGGCTGAAGCACGTTCTTGATGAAAACGAGACTAAGGACGGGCACGCTGAACTTCACATTGTAGCCCGCAAGGATGATCCCCGACGCAAACAAGGCTACACCGGACGAGGAATGGCCGAGCAACGACAAGGACTGGTCGACGACTTGTGGGAGGTCAACGCCCAGAAGCACCATGACGACGCCTGCACTCGGAAGCCAGACGATCGGCCGCTTAAGCGACTTCATGATCGTTCCCGGAATATCGACGCGATGCGGCGGCGCCGTTGCCGCCCCATCTGTCCCTGCCAGTGCCTGTTCGCTCCGTGCCGCATCGAGCTCCAATAAAACGAGCGTCGTCGGGAGGAGGAAAATCACGATGATCATGCCACCGACCGCAATGGGGATGCTCGCAGTGTCGCCGTACAGAGAGCCTAGTACGGGAACACCGACAAAGGCCGTGCTCGGCCCGGACGCCATCAAGGCGCGAAGGGCGCTCAAGCCGATGGGATGGCGGAAGATGAAAACAGCCGCCAGAAGGACCAGCGCGTACGTGCCGACGATCGCGAGAAGGAGGAAACAAACCAGCGGCAAACTGCTCAGCAGTTGCTCGCGTCCCGCGCTGAATACACCGACAAACAAGGCCAGCGGCAGGGCATAGGTCATCACCATGCGGTTGAGCGTCGGCACCTCGTCTTGCGAAAAATCGTGATGCCAGGCGGCGAAGTAGCCGAGCATGATGGTGATGATCGCTGGAAGCAGCGCGCTGAGAATCTGTCCTAGCATTAGTCCCCCGAAACGATTTTAGACGCCATTCCCCGCGCCGCGCCTGGTGCATCCGCGACTCGTCTCTGCCCTGGCCGGACACGGCGCAGGCTACGACAGGCGCAATTCAAATCAACACCGACCCCTTGATGTCTGGCCCAACAGACCAAATGTGTAAGCCTCACCGGAAATACCTGGAGGCTCCGAACAAGGCCAAGATTTAAGGTTCGACCGTACCGCCCCTAAAGCGGCAGGTCTTGCTGTAACGGCCAAGATGGTCTTCCAGGCTAAGGAATTGCGGGGAATTGTCCTATCGTCACTTGATTGCGCTAAGACCACACTGACAGTTGATTCTTCGTCCAAGCCTCAAGAGACCCGCCATGACCGATGATGTCCAAGAGACTGAGAAGACAAACATGACAGACAATAAAGCGAAGACTGACAAAGCCACACAAGCCGACAAAGAGTGGGATGACCTGCAGCATGACCTGGAGACGCTCGGCAGCCAAGTGAAGGCCCTACGCGATCACGCCGGTGCCCTCGGCGAAACCGTTCTCGGCAATATGGAATTGCGCTTCCAGGATGTGCTGAGCCGCGCCAATGCCTATCGCAATACGACGGCCGCCCAAATCGAAGAGCTGCAGAAGACGGCGCTTGACCAAGCCGATCAGACGCAAGCCACGTTGACGGAGCAGGGCAAGAAGTCCGCCGCCATGGCCAAGGACAAGGCCCGCGAACTTTGGGACCGCGCCGAGCCTCTGCGCCAGGGCGCCCAGGAAGTGGGCAACGGTTTCCTGCGGGCGTGGTCCGAGATCGCCGCATCGTTCGGCAAGGCCGCCGAGAAGGTTCAGACGGAACGGCCCAAGGACAGCGCAGACGACAAGAGTTCCAAGACGACCTGACATCAGGCGGCTTGAACAGACTGCGAGGGGAGCGCATCGCAGAGCGCACACCGGGAAAGCGCCCAGATCTTCGGATCTGGGCATTTTCTTTTTGGGATGTCTGTTGCTGCTTCAGCCCAACGGGCGATCAAACTAAAGGATCCCCGTCCGGACTCCCGGCATCCTGCAACAGCTCGGCTCGAACCAGGCCCCGGACTGAATTGCCGAGATAGACGCGATCGGCCTGCTTGAGGTCGGCCTCGGTCAGTACCGCTTCGCTGGCGGCGGCGCGCGGAAGGTCGAGGAGTTCTTCCCGCAACGTGCCGGGCAGAAGTCCGCAGCGGAGCGCGGGCGTGAACAAGCGCCCATCCCTTTCGACGAAGAGATTTGTCCGCGTGCCTTCCGTCAGTTCACCGCGCTTATTGAGGAAGACGACCTCATCGCACCCTGTGAGGTCCTTCTGCCGTTCCATCTCCCCATCGTAGAACTGGCGCCGCGTGGTCTTGTGGTAGAAGAACGGGTCCGTCTCATCGACGCGCTGGTCCGAGATGACGAACCGCCAGACCGTGTCCTTGGTCGGCAGTTCGATCTCGCGTGAGCTGACCTGCACCGTCCCGTCCTCGAACAACAGCAGACGCACCATTGCCACCGGCGAGGTAATCTTGTCTGCTTCCGCCTCCAGTGCTGCGACGACGGTGTTCCGGTCATAGCGATAACCGAAATGGGCCGCGGATGCCTGGAGCCGCAGAAGATGGCGTTCGAGGAGGTGGTAGCCGCGCTCGCTCTGCCACCGCAGCGTTTCGATCAGTTCGAACGGCCCGCCGGACTCTGTCAGGAACTGCGCCTTGAGCAGGCATTCCGCATGTTCGGAGTCTTCCTTCGAGTCCGCGACGATGCCGCCGCCGATTCCCATCTCACCGCGCCCATCCGACAGGACCGCCGTGCGGATAGCCACGTTGAACTGGCATTCGCCGGACGGCGCGATCGTGCCGATGGCGCCGGTATAGATGCCGCGCGGCTCCTTCTCCACTTCGCGGATGATCTCCATCGCCCGCACCTTCGGCGCGCCGGTAATCGAGCCGCAGGGAAACAGCGCGCCGAGCATATCGGCGAGTTCCATGTCGGAGCGCAGTTCGGACGTAATGCCCGAGGTCATCTGATGCACGGTGCGATAGGTCTCGACCGTGAAGAGGTCGGTCACCTCCACCGAGCCGATCCGCGAGACCCGCGCGAGATCGTTGCGCAGGAGATCCACGATCATGAGATTCTCGGCGCGCTGCTTCTCGTCCATGGCGAGCCAGGTCTTGAGGCGCGCGTCCTCACGCGGCGTCCGGCCTCTCGGGGCGGTGCCCTTCATGGGCCGCGTGGAGAGCTGTTGATTCTCACGGCGGAAGAACAGTTCCGGCGAGAGCGAGAGAACGGCAAGGTCCGGCGTTTCGATCAGCGCGCCATAGGCGACGAGTTGGCGCCGGCGCAGCGCCGCGTAAAGCGCGGTCGGATCGCCCTCGAAGTCGAACAGATATTTCTGCGTGAGATTGATTTGATAGACGTCACCGGCGGCGATGTAGTCCTGAACGGTTCGGAACGCGCGACCATACTCCTCCCGGGTCCACGACAACTCCAAGTTCGAGATCTTGGCGTGGCCTGCCCCGCCGCGCTCACCGAGCCAGTGGCGGACAGCTTCGTCCCCATCCGCTTGGGCTCACCGTACAGGCCCACCCAGAAAAGCGGCACCGCGCGGTTCGCGGGCATCAGCCCGGCTAGTTTCGGCTCGAGGCAATAGCCGAGCTCGTAGGAGAAATAGCCGGCCGCATGGAGGCCGCGCGCCAGCCCATCGGAAATGCGCTGAAGCCCGGAATCGACGTCCTCCGGTCTGTCGACGCAGACGATCTCCTCGGCCTGCTCGAAAAGCAGGCTGCGCTCACCGGAGGTGAGACTGTCATCTAGAAGAACGAAGGGCGAAGACGTCATGGAAAAGTGCAAGGCGACCCAGCTTAAACGCCCAGCATAAAGGAGAAGCGTCCATCCGGCGTCAAGTGTCCGCCGGCGCGGGCTGCCCCGCTCTATTCGAGGATCAGCATTTCGCCTTTGCCGAGAACGGCCATATCGCCCATGAGCCTGCGGGCGCGGCCGCCGAGGCGAATCCGCATGCCCTGCTCGCGCAGCCATGTTTCCAACAGGCGAAGGTAGTCGAACTCCATGACGCCGCTGTCCACATAGGTCGGCATGAGGTGGCGCGGCTTGTCTGCGAAAATGAGACTGCCGCGGCGGTTACCGTAGCCCGCGTAGCGGCCCGCGCCGCCCCGAAGCAGAAGCGTGCCAGCAACCATCCGGCCGCCCGCGT carries:
- a CDS encoding NepR family anti-sigma factor; the protein is MSVDASKSTQQPDDGIVEPAAQPDASMSPALQAHIGRQVRAMFDSVAEEPVPEHLLRLLKDLDDSGEK
- the pabB gene encoding aminodeoxychorismate synthase component I; its protein translation is MELSWTREEYGRAFRTVQDYIAAGDVYQINLTQKYLFDFEGDPTALYAALRRRQLVAYGALIETPDLAVLSLSPELFFRRENQQLSTRPMKGTAPRGRTPREDARLKTWLAMDEKQRAENLMIVDLLRNDLARVSRIGSVEVTDLFTVETYRTVHQMTSGITSELRSDMELADMLGALFPCGSITGAPKVRAMEIIREVEKEPRGIYTGAIGTIAPSGECQFNVAIRTAVLSDGRGEMGIGGGIVADSKEDSEHAECLLKAQFLTESGGPFELIETLRWQSERGYHLLERHLLRLQASAAHFGYRYDRNTVVAALEAEADKITSPVAMVRLLLFEDGTVQVSSREIELPTKDTVWRFVISDQRVDETDPFFYHKTTRRQFYDGEMERQKDLTGCDEVVFLNKRGELTEGTRTNLFVERDGRLFTPALRCGLLPGTLREELLDLPRAAASEAVLTEADLKQADRVYLGNSVRGLVRAELLQDAGSPDGDPLV
- a CDS encoding sigma-70 family RNA polymerase sigma factor, with the protein product MPETVSPGLKDALVGQIGSLRAFAVSLCGDRERADDLVQETLYKAWNNLSSFQEGTNLKAWLFTILRNTYFSERRKKKREVEDVDGAYAAKLSSIPEQHGHMDMRDFEEALSELPDDQREALVLVGAAGFSYEEAAEISGCAVGTIKSRVNRARRRIAESLNIDADEDGPSDLVGTDSVPASRSA
- a CDS encoding response regulator — encoded protein: MQLSQTIAPHLPLLRRFARALAGSQTAGDAYVAATLQVLAEDPSLFDNGLDPRVALYRTFVSMWNSVGLNLKTEVFDRGDSPVDRQLEQITPLARQAFVLCSVEGFSVDETADILNTTPSNVQALLDDAGREIAAQVATDVLIIEDEPMIAMDLEAIVEGLGHQVAGVARTHAEAVDAASSKKPGLVLADIQLADGSSGLDAVNEILGSFEVPVIFITAYPDRLLTGERPEPAFLITKPYQPDTVKAIVSQALFFEQHAKRKS
- a CDS encoding AEC family transporter; this encodes MLGQILSALLPAIITIMLGYFAAWHHDFSQDEVPTLNRMVMTYALPLALFVGVFSAGREQLLSSLPLVCFLLLAIVGTYALVLLAAVFIFRHPIGLSALRALMASGPSTAFVGVPVLGSLYGDTASIPIAVGGMIIVIFLLPTTLVLLELDAARSEQALAGTDGAATAPPHRVDIPGTIMKSLKRPIVWLPSAGVVMVLLGVDLPQVVDQSLSLLGHSSSGVALFASGIILAGYNVKFSVPVLSLVFIKNVLQPALVCLGMLSLGYKDPILGQAVVTTALPAVSVVVMLAVQFRTAIPEAASALLISTFGSLLTISLFIWIIG